The sequence gagtttattaggcaaagatattagcattttactggagtgttgtaggggtgaatttatttcttttcaaaggtaatagaaacgaaatttgctcaaaccccactccagagaaatgctaataacttagccgggcaaactctaatcttctcgcggttttctgcataatattcagtattaaattcttcaagatctgaatgagtatcagagttcttcatcgtaagttgtgccgtccaactgcaatttactgtttttggatgtttctgcatacatttttgcatataaacttccaacgagtttagcaccgcccaaacattgaccgatttggctgaaattttgtccagagcatcaagtcatcaaatagaaccgaataagagggcggcccatctaaaaaattgaaaaaagtttttcccatactaatttgagccaccctaattcaCACATTAAAAGTTACAGAGATTTTTAGTAcaaaaattgttttgtaaatatcgTGAAAACTATGAGGTATAAAACAAAGGTATTTTCTGCAGAGTTTGTGTTTCCTGCTCCGTATTCAAAACTCCGCTGAAGATACCTTAGTTTTGTACCTCACATCTTTCACAATATTAAAAAAAGTGCCAAAAATCTCTTTTCGTAAATTTTTTGTATCTTTTAATGTGTAAATGAAGAAGACTGATTCtcagatataataaaaatagaCTATAATTCAAACTTATGTGAAAATTATAGCGAAATCGATTGACCCGCTTAcctattttgaatgaaaaatatCCCTTGTAGAAAATGTTACCTGTTATGAGAACATTTTTATAGgcataaataaatttgaagcaAATAATTTCAGCTTAAAAAATAATAGTTTATTTATAAAATCTATATCCTATCAAAACAAACGTAACAACACATGATTTTAACATATTAAAACAAATGCATACCTTCTTATCATAGGGAACAAACAGTATTGGTATAAATCGATTCAAATCGTGACGTGCAAcaattattttctacaattcaCTATAAATCTTGTAGCTGCAGCACAGCAATATCATCCAGCACCGTAAGGTTCGCCAAGATTCCCATGTGATCGTTGCCGGCATATTCTTTCACGAAATTCAGCATGTAGGGTAGAACATCTTTGTGCATTTCCCAGCACTCTGGACAGTCGATGTCACTAAAAGCAGAAAATTCTTTCATTACGTCAATTCAGTTCTGAATCGGGCACAGACTTActgaaagaaatcttcaaggtcTTCCATCGTATAGCTACGGGTGTTCGTTCTGGCGAGAACGGTTTGCGGTTTGAACACTAATGGACTCGGCATTAGCCAGGCCAACGATGGGGTCGTAATTTCCAACGCCCGTATTGCCGCATTGCTAACAAAGTCTGAGTTCAGGTTGTCTCCCATGGCGTATACTTTCATTGATTTGATAGATCCTCCCCATGCACCGGCTAGTGAAATAAGGCGCCGAATGTATTTATCCTTCCATCTTTGAGACTGTTGGTGGAGAAAATTCAACACCATTGGGCCGCCCATGCTGTGGGCTATCAGGGTAACCGGAGTTTTACCATTTATTTGGTATGCCTCTTCGACTAACATCTTCATTTTGATTGGGAACATGAAATTTTCGTCTGAAAGTGGTTTAATTAAAAGTTAGAAAAACTGAAGTTCATAGCATAACAATACTTACTGGGTGCTTTTCTAAAATCGTACGGTGCCCCTCGAATAGAAATACCACGATGGTATCCATTCATAACCAATGTATTGGCAAGATTGACGTAGTACGCACTAACACTAGCGTGTGATGTATCGATCCACTCGACCGTTTCTGAATAGCCCCAGCCGGGAATTCGAATTGTAACTCCTGGTGCGTTCTCCGTCTTTCTGGTTATATTGTTATACACCAGCCGAAGGTTATCTACAAGACAATCGATCACTCCCCAGACCATAAGTTCCTTGTTTAGCCATATATCGTAAAACATGTCAGTCTGCAGGCTACAGTAATAATGGACACGATCCGGCTTGTCCAACATGGCATCCATCCGGCTACCGCCATCACCGGGAACTATAAATTATACGAAAGTTGTCATGTTTTCAATCATGTTTTCTATCTTTAGAGTAACACTCACTCAGAATTACTGGAGATAGACGTTTCTCAGTTTGTTGTGGAACATCATGGTGAGGGAGCACTTTTTCTAAATTGtctattgtagatccagttgaaaaccgaactgagctctcgcgacaatcgcattttctcccatttacaagtgtcgcaactgcatcgcgggTGGTGCGCAGgatggcgcacggctatggcatagatgcgcactactcgcgatgcagttgcgacatccagaaatgggagaaaatgcgattgtcgcgagagctcagttcggttttcaactggatctacaatataaaCGGGATTCGGTTCATACTGAACATATGTATTCCATGGGCCAATGCCAAAAATTGGCTCAAGAGGATCAATAGTAGAAAATGCATATTATGAAAGCAAATTGTGTTTATACAAACTACtaaatttgattgatttcgTTTACAATATGGTATGAAAAGGAAGGTTTTTAATAAAGCACCAATCACTATTACAATAAGTACGGAGTGGTCGTATGGAATATTCAACAATAATTATTACTAGACAAAAGGATCTGAGCAATAATACCAACTTTATGCAGATATATAGGAACGATATTGAAAGTGTGATATTTTGTCGACTATTTTTGCCATCACAAAACGTTTAGGTTGATTTTATGGAA comes from Armigeres subalbatus isolate Guangzhou_Male chromosome 2, GZ_Asu_2, whole genome shotgun sequence and encodes:
- the LOC134217330 gene encoding phospholipase A2 group XV-like isoform X1 encodes the protein MHFLLLILLSQFLALAHGIHMFSMNRIPFIDNLEKVLPHHDVPQQTEKRLSPVILIPGDGGSRMDAMLDKPDRVHYYCSLQTDMFYDIWLNKELMVWGVIDCLVDNLRLVYNNITRKTENAPGVTIRIPGWGYSETVEWIDTSHASVSAYYVNLANTLVMNGYHRGISIRGAPYDFRKAPNENFMFPIKMKMLVEEAYQINGKTPVTLIAHSMGGPMVLNFLHQQSQRWKDKYIRRLISLAGAWGGSIKSMKVYAMGDNLNSDFVSNAAIRALEITTPSLAWLMPSPLVFKPQTVLARTNTRSYTMEDLEDFFHDIDCPECWEMHKDVLPYMLNFVKEYAGNDHMGILANLTVLDDIAVLQLQDL
- the LOC134217330 gene encoding phospholipase A2 group XV-like isoform X2 codes for the protein MHFLLLILLSQFLALAHGIHMFNNLEKVLPHHDVPQQTEKRLSPVILIPGDGGSRMDAMLDKPDRVHYYCSLQTDMFYDIWLNKELMVWGVIDCLVDNLRLVYNNITRKTENAPGVTIRIPGWGYSETVEWIDTSHASVSAYYVNLANTLVMNGYHRGISIRGAPYDFRKAPNENFMFPIKMKMLVEEAYQINGKTPVTLIAHSMGGPMVLNFLHQQSQRWKDKYIRRLISLAGAWGGSIKSMKVYAMGDNLNSDFVSNAAIRALEITTPSLAWLMPSPLVFKPQTVLARTNTRSYTMEDLEDFFHDIDCPECWEMHKDVLPYMLNFVKEYAGNDHMGILANLTVLDDIAVLQLQDL
- the LOC134217330 gene encoding phospholipase A2 group XV-like isoform X3, with product MHFLLLILLSQFLALAHGIHMFKKVLPHHDVPQQTEKRLSPVILIPGDGGSRMDAMLDKPDRVHYYCSLQTDMFYDIWLNKELMVWGVIDCLVDNLRLVYNNITRKTENAPGVTIRIPGWGYSETVEWIDTSHASVSAYYVNLANTLVMNGYHRGISIRGAPYDFRKAPNENFMFPIKMKMLVEEAYQINGKTPVTLIAHSMGGPMVLNFLHQQSQRWKDKYIRRLISLAGAWGGSIKSMKVYAMGDNLNSDFVSNAAIRALEITTPSLAWLMPSPLVFKPQTVLARTNTRSYTMEDLEDFFHDIDCPECWEMHKDVLPYMLNFVKEYAGNDHMGILANLTVLDDIAVLQLQDL
- the LOC134217330 gene encoding phospholipase A2 group XV-like isoform X4: MDAMLDKPDRVHYYCSLQTDMFYDIWLNKELMVWGVIDCLVDNLRLVYNNITRKTENAPGVTIRIPGWGYSETVEWIDTSHASVSAYYVNLANTLVMNGYHRGISIRGAPYDFRKAPNENFMFPIKMKMLVEEAYQINGKTPVTLIAHSMGGPMVLNFLHQQSQRWKDKYIRRLISLAGAWGGSIKSMKVYAMGDNLNSDFVSNAAIRALEITTPSLAWLMPSPLVFKPQTVLARTNTRSYTMEDLEDFFHDIDCPECWEMHKDVLPYMLNFVKEYAGNDHMGILANLTVLDDIAVLQLQDL